From one Rhodothermales bacterium genomic stretch:
- a CDS encoding glycoside hydrolase family 44 protein, which yields MRTQGLFCALLALAGLAAGCDGASSNEPDPEANVVAEVAVSIDVDAQHTAISPLIYGSNQDRNGSVWTVRRLGGNRMTGYNWENNYSNAGSDFQHSSDQFIPSYLGIPNAEQTEPGRALTFWHDQSLQMGAHSVITLQLAGYVSADDFGTVTEAETAPSNRWVRVEPRKPAAFAASPDLRDGVVYLDELVAFLVRRYGTAASGSGVRFYSLDNEPALWPFTHVRIHPERLGAAELVDRSVAVASAVKDVDPDAEILGPALYGFGAYLNLQDAPDWAQAGQGATWFIDYYLEQMRLAEQSQGRRLLDVLDVHWYPEAQGSSRITGDGVSNADVEARVQAPRTLWDLSYVETSWIADCCGAFLPILPRLRSAIAAHYPGTKLAVTEYDYGAGHTISGGLAQADVLGAFGKYGVYLATRWGIEANDVFAAAAFKLYRNYDDVGGHFGDTSVFAEAGDRGRLSVYAAIEGTETSRLHVVLINKSRDGAVGTNFAITSDAAYAGAEVWGFDSRNAFVIRKDDVADIAGNAFRFVIEPMQAVHLVLE from the coding sequence ATGCGCACGCAAGGCCTCTTTTGCGCGCTCCTGGCGCTGGCCGGCCTCGCCGCCGGCTGCGACGGCGCCTCCTCGAACGAGCCCGACCCCGAAGCGAACGTCGTCGCCGAGGTCGCCGTCTCGATCGACGTCGATGCCCAGCACACAGCCATCAGCCCGTTGATCTACGGATCCAACCAGGATCGGAACGGCAGCGTCTGGACCGTCCGCCGCCTGGGCGGCAATCGCATGACGGGGTATAACTGGGAGAACAACTACTCCAACGCCGGCAGCGACTTCCAGCATTCCAGCGATCAGTTCATCCCGTCGTACCTCGGCATCCCGAATGCCGAGCAGACCGAACCGGGCCGCGCCCTCACCTTCTGGCACGACCAGTCGCTCCAGATGGGCGCGCACTCCGTCATCACGCTCCAGCTGGCCGGCTATGTGTCCGCCGACGACTTCGGGACGGTCACGGAGGCGGAAACCGCGCCCTCCAACCGCTGGGTGCGGGTGGAACCCCGCAAGCCGGCGGCCTTCGCGGCGTCGCCCGATCTCCGCGACGGCGTCGTGTACCTGGACGAGCTGGTCGCCTTCCTCGTGCGCCGGTACGGTACGGCCGCGAGCGGGTCCGGCGTCCGCTTCTACAGCCTGGACAACGAGCCGGCCCTCTGGCCCTTTACTCACGTCCGCATCCACCCCGAACGGCTCGGCGCCGCCGAACTCGTCGACCGGTCCGTCGCGGTCGCGTCGGCCGTCAAGGACGTGGACCCCGACGCCGAGATCCTGGGGCCGGCGCTCTACGGCTTCGGGGCCTACCTGAACCTGCAGGATGCCCCCGACTGGGCGCAGGCGGGGCAGGGGGCGACGTGGTTTATCGACTATTATCTGGAGCAGATGCGCCTCGCCGAGCAAAGCCAGGGCCGCCGGCTGCTCGATGTGCTCGACGTACACTGGTACCCCGAGGCGCAGGGCAGCAGCCGGATCACCGGCGACGGCGTCTCGAACGCCGACGTCGAGGCGCGCGTGCAGGCCCCGCGTACGTTGTGGGACCTCTCGTACGTCGAAACGAGCTGGATCGCCGACTGCTGCGGCGCCTTCCTGCCGATCCTGCCCCGGCTGCGATCCGCCATCGCCGCGCACTACCCCGGGACGAAGCTGGCGGTTACCGAATACGACTACGGTGCCGGCCACACGATCTCCGGCGGACTGGCCCAGGCGGACGTGCTCGGCGCGTTCGGGAAATACGGCGTCTACCTGGCGACGCGCTGGGGGATCGAGGCGAACGACGTCTTCGCCGCCGCCGCGTTCAAGCTGTATCGCAACTACGACGACGTAGGCGGCCATTTCGGCGACACGAGCGTTTTCGCCGAGGCCGGCGACCGGGGGCGGCTGTCGGTCTACGCCGCGATCGAGGGGACCGAGACGTCGCGGCTGCACGTGGTGCTGATCAACAAAAGCCGCGACGGCGCCGTCGGGACGAACTTCGCCATCACGAGCGATGCCGCCTACGCCGGCGCGGAAGTCTGGGGATTCGACAGCCGCAACGCGTTCGTGATCCGGAAGGACGACGTGGCGGATATCGCCGGCAACGCCTTCCGGTTTGTCATCGAGCCGATGCAGGCCGTGCATCTCGTGCTGGAATAG
- a CDS encoding putative Ig domain-containing protein, whose protein sequence is MILKGALAAFTIFTLTFSTAQAQFGAQITSEPVTSAVVGELYQYDVEATGFPTFSLNDAPDGMTIDAQSGLIAWVPEKAGEFNVGITADALLGSDTQTFVLTVSAAPEVPVFISMPPTQARVNEVYQYDANASGNPEPDYTLTVAPTGMSIEPKTGLVSWTPGAAGDVNVTIQASNSAGSVTQAFVISVAEALSIPQITSTAVTSVTLGQDYSYDVNATGNPAPTFSLSESPTGMTIDATSGLITWAPDQVGPYPVTVVATNSQGADSQTYTLNVVEPLTRPSITSTPGLTATTGQAYSYDVNATGNPAPTYALTTSPAGMTINASTGVIAWTPSATGTFNVALRATNSQGEDTQSFSIIVSAPLVAPSITSNPVRKATAGQAYSYNVNANGNPDPVYALTSAPAGMTINSTNGVINWTPSEAGQFSITVEASNEVGSDTQTFGIDVSEPLAAPTITSTPSTQTFIGQEYSYNIEATGNPAPTYTLTSKPDDMTIDAATGVIAWMPQVTGAFNVSVRATNSQGSATQLFTINVSQSLAAPSFSSTPVETGIVNQAYRYDADAVGNPAPTYTLKTAPEGMTIAPTTGVVTWTPAAAGTYPVVIEAGNSQGTDEQTFDVVVGERLTAPAITSAPPTQTIVDLPYSYDVAASGNPAPTFALLASPAGMTIDAASGVISWTPRATGNFNVSVQAVNSQGSSSQLFTLRVENASSVAVLRSQEIEIISPTSYTFAAVISANGSPTTVTFEYGKDNVNEASILATPTPVVGIEIPIATRVDNLEEGATYLFRVVAENNAGKTTGPVQSFTTYRSSYQISADRAFGSKLDSLSYRLYSLPGDVDLNAGPTLDGVQGTDWNIYRDNGQAANYLEAFNGSSQFRFRPGRAFWMLAKTNWTVPEQTVNTVDLDRDGTYDVRLQAGWNLIGSPFLLPLPWSTVKLMNPALPATAKLWAFDGAFREATTMEPYKGYYVFNDQATALTLALPYPGLYLDAGKTDAGKTGAGKTGEASKQVAAVSGPRALRLVAATDSLASAAEIYLSDDALRGLDRLDQYAPHQAFAGLSLVVEPAFATPYGDFALEARPEIVDGAVFDLVLNAPASQRVTISTEGLAAFEDQRVVLMDRATGEMTDLHGRPTLSLPAGAAQRRYRLLVGTDAFIDDQQAELAPETFQLAPAYPNPFARSTTIEYSLVEAGDVELAVYDVLGREVDVLVRGAQPAGFHQVVWDGSNAPSGMYVLRLSTPSGPAQVRTMVKVD, encoded by the coding sequence ATGATATTGAAAGGAGCCCTCGCGGCTTTCACGATATTCACCCTCACTTTTTCGACGGCCCAGGCGCAGTTTGGGGCGCAGATCACGTCGGAGCCCGTAACCTCGGCCGTCGTAGGTGAACTCTACCAGTACGACGTCGAAGCGACCGGCTTCCCGACGTTTTCCCTCAACGATGCCCCGGACGGCATGACGATCGACGCCCAGTCGGGCCTGATCGCCTGGGTGCCGGAAAAGGCCGGGGAATTCAACGTCGGCATCACGGCGGACGCCCTGCTCGGCTCGGACACGCAGACCTTCGTGCTGACGGTCAGTGCGGCCCCGGAGGTGCCCGTGTTCATCTCCATGCCGCCGACCCAGGCCCGGGTGAACGAGGTGTATCAGTACGACGCGAACGCCTCGGGCAACCCCGAGCCGGATTATACGCTGACCGTCGCGCCGACCGGCATGAGCATCGAACCCAAGACCGGCCTCGTGTCGTGGACGCCGGGCGCCGCCGGCGACGTGAATGTAACCATCCAGGCTAGCAACTCGGCCGGCTCGGTCACGCAGGCGTTTGTCATCTCGGTCGCGGAGGCGCTCTCCATCCCCCAGATCACCTCGACGGCGGTCACGTCGGTCACGCTGGGGCAGGACTACAGCTACGACGTCAACGCGACGGGCAACCCCGCGCCGACGTTCAGCCTCTCGGAATCGCCGACCGGCATGACGATCGACGCCACCTCGGGCCTGATCACGTGGGCGCCCGACCAGGTCGGCCCGTACCCGGTCACCGTGGTCGCGACGAACTCCCAGGGCGCTGACAGCCAGACCTATACCCTGAACGTGGTCGAACCGCTCACGCGGCCGTCGATCACGTCCACCCCGGGGCTCACGGCCACGACGGGGCAGGCCTACAGCTACGATGTCAACGCGACCGGCAATCCCGCGCCGACCTATGCGCTGACCACGTCGCCTGCGGGCATGACGATCAATGCCTCCACCGGGGTCATCGCGTGGACGCCGTCGGCCACGGGCACCTTCAACGTGGCGCTGCGCGCTACGAATTCGCAGGGTGAAGACACCCAGTCCTTCTCGATCATCGTCAGCGCGCCGCTGGTGGCGCCGTCGATCACGTCCAACCCCGTCCGGAAGGCGACGGCCGGCCAGGCGTACAGCTACAACGTGAACGCCAACGGCAACCCGGACCCCGTGTATGCCCTCACGTCCGCGCCGGCGGGCATGACGATCAACAGCACGAACGGGGTGATCAACTGGACGCCGTCCGAAGCCGGCCAGTTCTCGATCACGGTCGAGGCCTCCAACGAGGTCGGCAGCGACACACAGACCTTCGGCATCGACGTCAGCGAGCCGCTGGCCGCGCCGACGATTACGTCGACGCCATCCACGCAGACGTTTATCGGGCAGGAGTACAGCTATAACATCGAAGCGACGGGCAACCCCGCGCCGACCTACACGCTGACGTCGAAGCCGGACGACATGACGATCGACGCCGCGACCGGCGTCATCGCCTGGATGCCGCAGGTCACGGGCGCCTTCAACGTCTCCGTCCGCGCCACCAACTCACAGGGCAGCGCCACCCAGCTCTTCACGATCAACGTCAGCCAGAGCCTGGCGGCGCCGTCTTTCTCGTCCACACCCGTCGAGACGGGCATCGTGAACCAGGCCTACCGCTACGACGCCGACGCCGTGGGCAACCCGGCGCCGACCTACACGCTGAAGACGGCCCCCGAGGGCATGACGATCGCCCCGACGACGGGCGTCGTCACGTGGACGCCGGCGGCGGCCGGCACGTATCCGGTGGTCATCGAAGCCGGCAACTCGCAGGGGACGGACGAGCAGACCTTCGATGTCGTGGTGGGCGAGCGGCTCACCGCGCCGGCGATCACCTCCGCGCCGCCAACGCAGACGATCGTCGACCTGCCCTACAGCTACGACGTCGCCGCCTCCGGCAACCCGGCCCCGACGTTCGCGCTCCTCGCCTCTCCGGCCGGCATGACGATCGACGCCGCCTCCGGCGTCATCTCCTGGACGCCCCGCGCCACGGGCAACTTCAACGTATCCGTCCAGGCCGTCAACTCGCAGGGCAGCTCGAGCCAGCTCTTCACCCTCCGGGTCGAAAACGCGAGTTCGGTCGCGGTACTCCGTTCGCAGGAAATCGAGATCATCTCGCCGACCTCGTATACATTCGCCGCCGTCATCAGCGCCAACGGCAGCCCTACCACGGTGACGTTCGAGTACGGGAAGGACAACGTCAACGAGGCGTCCATCCTCGCGACGCCGACGCCCGTCGTCGGCATCGAAATCCCGATCGCCACGCGGGTCGACAACCTGGAGGAGGGCGCCACGTACCTGTTCCGGGTGGTGGCCGAGAACAACGCCGGCAAGACCACCGGCCCGGTGCAGTCGTTCACGACCTACCGGTCCAGCTACCAGATCTCGGCGGACCGCGCCTTCGGCAGCAAGCTGGACAGCCTCAGCTACCGCCTCTACAGCCTGCCCGGCGATGTCGACCTCAACGCCGGCCCCACGCTCGACGGGGTGCAGGGCACCGACTGGAATATCTACCGGGACAACGGACAGGCGGCTAATTATCTGGAAGCCTTCAACGGATCCAGCCAGTTCCGCTTCCGCCCGGGCCGCGCCTTCTGGATGCTGGCGAAGACGAACTGGACCGTCCCCGAGCAGACCGTTAACACGGTCGACCTCGACCGCGACGGCACCTACGACGTCCGCCTCCAGGCCGGCTGGAACCTGATCGGCTCGCCGTTCCTCCTGCCACTGCCCTGGTCGACTGTCAAGCTCATGAATCCCGCCCTGCCGGCCACGGCCAAGCTGTGGGCGTTCGACGGCGCGTTCCGCGAAGCGACCACCATGGAGCCGTACAAGGGCTACTATGTATTCAACGACCAGGCGACGGCGCTGACGCTGGCGCTGCCCTACCCCGGCCTCTATCTCGATGCCGGCAAAACCGACGCAGGCAAGACGGGCGCCGGCAAAACAGGTGAGGCTTCGAAGCAGGTCGCCGCGGTGTCGGGCCCCCGCGCGCTCCGCCTCGTCGCCGCGACCGACAGCCTGGCCTCCGCCGCCGAGATCTACCTCAGCGACGACGCGCTGCGCGGGCTGGACCGGCTCGACCAGTATGCGCCGCACCAGGCGTTCGCCGGCCTCAGCCTGGTCGTGGAGCCGGCGTTCGCTACGCCCTACGGCGACTTCGCCCTCGAAGCCCGGCCCGAGATCGTCGACGGCGCGGTGTTCGACCTCGTCCTCAACGCGCCCGCCAGCCAGCGCGTCACGATCTCCACCGAAGGCCTCGCCGCCTTCGAGGACCAGCGCGTGGTGCTGATGGACCGCGCGACCGGCGAGATGACCGACCTGCACGGCCGCCCGACGCTGTCGCTGCCCGCCGGCGCCGCGCAGCGCCGCTACCGCCTCCTCGTCGGCACCGACGCCTTCATCGACGACCAGCAGGCCGAGCTGGCGCCCGAGACCTTCCAGCTGGCGCCGGCCTACCCGAATCCCTTCGCGCGGTCGACGACGATCGAATACAGCCTGGTCGAGGCCGGCGACGTCGAACTCGCCGTGTACGACGTGCTCGGGCGGGAAGTCGACGTGCTGGTGCGCGGCGCGCAGCCGGCCGGCTTCCACCAGGTCGTCTGGGACGGATCGAACGCCCCGAGCGGCATGTACGTGTTGCGCCTGAGCACGCCCTCCGGGCCGGCGCAGGTGCGCACGATGGTGAAGGTGGATTGA